In the genome of Lathyrus oleraceus cultivar Zhongwan6 chromosome 4, CAAS_Psat_ZW6_1.0, whole genome shotgun sequence, the window TCTTCTGTTGTCTTATAGGATTGTCTGGATACTGAGCAGCATTTTAAGTTTCCACCACAAGCAGCATAATGCAATGGAGTGCTTCCCGCCCCCGTTTAACGCAGCCATGTGAAGTGCGGTAATGCCAGCATCATCCGTCTTGTTTACAAACTTGGACAACGTACTTTGTTCGTTTTTTTCTTTTCGTATTTGATCCATCACCCACGTCAGCATCCACGCTAACATGTAGAGTTTCATAAGGAGCACTTGGAACAAAGTCAGCCACAACAAGTCTAATGCATCTGACATGCCCACTGACAGTGGCAAAGTGAAGAGTTGTCCTCCCACTGAGATAATCTGCTTTCATAACATTGCATCGATAGAGCATAAGGGTCTGAACAACTTCCCAATGACCATGTCTACAAGCTTGCATCAAAGCTGTTTGTCCACAATAATTTCTTGAATTCACATCAGCTCCCTTCTCAAGCAACAATGCCATAATCTCGTTATGACCCTTGGAAGCAGCAAAATGAAGAGGTGAATTAAGACCACCAAAGGTTGAGTATTTGGCAAGACTAGGATTGAATTCCAAAAGCATCTTTGCTTCAACCAAATCACCATCCCTCGCCGCAGCTACCAATCTCTCGCCAGAAGCCGAACACCCAAAAGAATTTCCCATCTGTGATGAAATCTAGTAAGAAAAACAATGGTGGattcaaacaataaaaaatgGGGTGTTTATgatttgaagaaaaatgaaaactTTGGATTTATTTTTTATGGTGATCTGGCAGTTGAAAGAGAATGAAGGTGAAAAGGTTGGAACTTGGAATGGTGGTGGTCGTGGAGTTGTTTTTTGTATGAAGAAAGAAACATATGGGAAAATGGAATGAAGGTTATGACCAACCATTTAGTGATTAGGGATGACCAATGACatagggttgactttggtcaaagttgaccaaaaagtcaactgttgaccaaagtcaacaattggttAAAATTCAAATTTATTTGCATTCTTCTTGTAAATGGACAAATGATTGATGATTGTGGTAAAAATTAGGGCTTTTGGGTTTTGGGGACTTTGGTCAATGTTGACCAAAAAGTCCGCTGTTGAtcaaagtcaacaattggtcaaaattgTCAAGACTTGTACCCCCTTTTTTTTATGTAGAATCAAATGTGATAGTTTAGAAATGATGTGAAAtgaattgaaatggtttgaaatttgttttacaattggtttattttatgacttgaatgcttgactttgaaaagaacATGACTTGACTGGTAGTATGTGTTAACATGGCCATGAAATGATGGTATAAGATTAGGATTTGAAAGGGATATTCATGAATCAAGTGGCATGATTGGCAATTGGCTTGTGACACAAGAGGGTTGGTCGtttggatgaccaagaccatatgtgcattaacaatcacatgaacaacaccatgactttggaccaaaaccaatcctcatataaaaccaaagtaaggttaggccaagcatgctaaacaaaaataaaaaacataaaaaattcaggaccaaaatcggggtatgacactaaccctaatctccttcatcatcattctctccaaaaccctaaattcatctcacttttcttcaatttttcatcaccatgcctccaagaATCATTCCGGCTAGAGCAgggggaaaaggaaaaggaaaggaaccggttgacacttctcagcagttaccagaaattcctcctaatgccttagatttgcttcatcctgcaattgctactgagtttgaggattctttcaagacaaggttagttatgaaaccccatgtcttcgataaacatgatgctattcatctgcatctcaatgatgtggttgaactccttaatgcacaaaaacttggttcattttttactacaaaggatgattaccatgaggattttatccgtgcattttatgctggcttacaatctggtaaaggatatatgtttaagtgttctattggtgtcagaacctatacttttgaggctgctgattgggaaacagtgtttcaaattccgcttccgtcgcataatttcaagacttggcatgacttgaagtttgatactgactttaacctgaaggagtttactctatctatcttgaaattggacagaccgctgggtgaggatgaacaggttacgtctggtatgattaagaaaattcctcgtatacttcagtggattatctcgcacattctgcgtccagcaaacagtggacattctaggttagacagggcaggcattcatctcttgtatactcttcaaaataaggttcccttgaattgggcaaattactttgtgaAGTGTCTCTTTTTTGTGCGTAACAGTGCCAAGAATGTTGCTCTTGGTTATGCGTCTCAAATCATGAAAATTCTTACGTTCTGGAATGTTGCAATCCCTTTAGTTCCTCTCATATcaccatctgctgctcaagagtttgactcttccactttatctcatatgggatatcggtgggacaaggaacgtcaatgtttctatttctttgaaaggaaatccaaaacaaggatctataattttgatgtgccttctgaacgaattcatgtagttgaagaccaacctgatgaagaaatgcatgatgtgaacgaagcagatgtgcctgcagctgatgacaatgctggttggggtgattgggtgccacaaaggtggtctccaaccaactatgtacctgaaccaacggttcctccgttctccggcggtgcttcatcttcaacacatactgcgcacctaactcaaatgcttcaacaaatggagctTGCCAACCAAGAACGTCATAAAGAGGCACGGTCTTGACATGTACAACAaagtgagtggcataaggagcatcgtgagtggcatgacgatcatacacggatgtaccataaccaacactcttggcacacggacttggttaagtggcaccaagtcttctacaatgaaatgtctggttttatggacgactgccgtgccaatcctggtattatggacagattcagaagtgttgaagttcaggaccggttcaggcactacaccttcatgggccacaattcagatgcaatgcctcctcctccacCTCCGCCAAGCTTCAAAGATCCTGCTAGAGATGacgaggagtcctgtggtggctataatccacattaaaccatcatcatttcatttcactgcatttcattgcatgttgcttgagttttttttcttttcagattagttgcaccttatatgtcttggcttatgtaatttttaaatactttctactagttaaatgcttatttccttctgcttacttctggtgttattgcccttatttgtcattctttgtgagtgattctttactttttaagcttctttctttgtgattgttagcttctttatcatttttgctgtgtcctgctacaacatgtttccttgataaaactgttttttttcttctttttgatgttgacaaagggggagaaatgcagatgttgacagatatggacaaactcagggggagtatcacacatcttgctaaaaatttgccatcatcaaaaagggggagtttgtgagcaaattctttactttgaataagtttttagtgatagcaaattgtgtgatcattgtctaattgttggttgtgcattattttacatgtttcatttgtgtttttagcctatactattgtttcatgtctatacataaagatccacattgatacatttcttaaaagaactcataaaaactgttttgtgtcagtatgtatcgatacatgttcatctgcatcgatacataaatttgttttaaatcacaaaatgtttttgcttcagtatgtatcgatacatacgagctttgtatcgatacatgcttagttaaaatgttctatgtatcgatacatacgagctttgtatcgatacatacttagttaaaatgttctatgtatcgatacatatgagccttgtatcgatacatgcttgtattaattctctaaaattaatcaaagttacagtatgtatcgatgcataatcttttgtatcaatatataattctgttttgtctactaacaacttctgtctttcacatataagaagtattttgacagctcAGTAAAAGAGTACGAATTCAGaagtgaaaaacagttgtaacacaaatcaaaggagtgtgtagcagcaattgttttgagcagttagaaacctgaaagagacttcatcttcttcattttctcaatctcttttcttcaagaacatcaacacataatcattcttgttctttggattaaaggatcaacgagataacgttcagtggaatgatcaaggatctagctgaggtgttcagtggaacgatcgaggatctagctgagttgaaggttgaagggggtttcgaggaaaaaccaaatggtttgtccttcaagaactggagtgttcttgcgggtttgttagtcacgtttgtagaacagattcagccgtagcgtagggtttggaaattgggtaatttcgcaaacaggtcgtggaaccggtgaattgtttgcaatttcttgcagaaaattcttgatcgagctcagatcaagtggaggttttatacaagaagaagatattgggatttagatttctgtctttgtattgtaaccttgtatcaacgaattcaGCATTATTGATAAcaacagttctcaatttcatttgaaattgagagggagacatacccacacgcgaggacgacagtggggaacttccttaccaaatctctgcgtatcatattctttccttatctatctttacgttttcaacagttttgtgatttcagttggtgtattgtggctgtacatttcgtgatacaatagtggcaagaaaacttctttatctaaactccaccattgttcatcattgatcacatacacaccaaatgtttgacaaaactgtcagttgagttttattcattggaattagaatttagtgataagtgcatttgatttgataatattctggtgttaataatctctatcGTTCCTATTCAAATCCAacaataaattcgcgtgtccggttttctagtagcggttcagattagacggaagtcgattcgggactataattttccgctaagtttcaataactctgataagattttttaaatccgtttatttaaaagaggtgatctattcacccccctctcgatcactagccacaccgtctaacacaATGGATGTCTaaatgggagagcgacattatccttcgagaccatttcaaattttgctcattcttcaagactgattgagggaggtgtgaaataaaccacctagataataaaggtacgcagcacatgagagtcccttgccttttcatagtacgggtgtgaagggaatgcaaaatgtctccaagcaaggtgggcacagggttatgagtaagaaatatcttaacagcattcatgtctatgaattgatccggattaggaaataacaccaaaccatagattagtaagGCTAGAACACCTTCGAAAGTGTGGACATTCctagcttttaggaattctcgggccttatttatcagaaatttggcaagtagacccttaacttcacttcttgttacccaattagtttcaatgtcggactttgtcatgtgtaaggccgcgacaacctcttcagacctcagaatcttttctaaaccactgaaaggtgtttgatgaaggataggtatcccgagcatcttggaaaattcttctaaggtgggtaccaactgataatctgggaacgtgaaacaatgatgtttaggatcgaaaaactggaataaaactctcatcatatcttccttgaacCCGGTGGTAACCAAtttgaggagatgaccatgtttctgGATGAACCGagcatgatcggaaagttctaacattaaatccttgagttgaggagagatcgctacaaaattgatccggatggtcttcctggaatccatagccttacaaaacagaacaaagttaaatccctaagtcctcgaaatggttagtacaatgccatgatgtcatgatgttacgatgttatgatgttatgatgttatgatgttatgatgttatgatgttatgatgttatgatgtcatgatgtcatgatgtcatgatgttaagtaagtaacaaacacaaacacgTCACACCgcaattattcctaggttttaaggcttgcatgagttccataggtaagtaccctccccactgaagtttagttggttcaacctgtcctagaatagtaaccgggttctagaaggatctcaaatcattgacctttccttaagtccacttcagtgcaacaccaagcggttgaccaaaatttccctaaagtccaatctcaaagagtgtagtatcgagtatcaaccaaccccagtcggaaccgaagtcagttatctcaccactttctaatggctaggatgagtcaattggggttctaaaggtctggttaatgctttgatgacaccacgcagacaccaaatttttcctcaagtaaacatgaggaacatcaggacatccaaagtgtcacattaaacgtagccatcattttaaccattccagtatacaccggacagtcgcgatgatctcttgctacttacctaaggtacactagatccgggtgtaggatctttcactcaaacatagaatacccaaacaatcccttaaaagtaaatcagacaaagaaacaattcgaaaacataagtgctcttatctttaaggtaacctctctttttaagattccctagcagagtcgccagttctgtgatacggtgaactgactttatgtttttgctttgaaaagcaatgttgcggatagcatgagtcgccaccgacttttcttttatccaataaggaaaggcggaaaagaacaggaaagaccttgattagattttgagttcgggaggtacattatacaaagggaaggtgttagcaccctttgtatccatggttatccatgggctcttaattgcttaactcacttatgttttccttgtttgagaaagtgtttgagaaatgtggtgtgtttagaaaatattttgaaaggagagtttaactttgtaatgattcttgtacgaatgtatacaaagtgtttatctcgtttgattttgaaagatgtttagaaaaatataactcggcgatgattctggtgcgaatgtataccaagtggtgattttctaaaagatgttttgaaaagtgtgaggtgtgaaaagtattttaagctgtgagcaagcatttaagagttatacctaaccaaggtctttataggtatttcctatccttaggagggtaaaattgtccttattattgagaagtaagtagtcttatcttttggatgtaaagggacatcgtggggtcgtcgattggtcattgaaggaaacatttg includes:
- the LOC127137892 gene encoding E3 ubiquitin-protein ligase XBAT33 is translated as MGNSFGCSASGERLVAAARDGDLVEAKMLLEFNPSLAKYSTFGGLNSPLHFAASKGHNEIMALLLEKGADVNSRNYCGQTALMQACRHGHWEVVQTLMLYRCNVMKADYLSGRTTLHFATVSGHVRCIRLVVADFVPSAPYETLHVSVDADVGDGSNTKRKKRTKYVVQVCKQDG